The Streptomyces sp. NBC_01775 genome includes a region encoding these proteins:
- a CDS encoding ABC transporter substrate-binding protein, with translation MPKWKKILYTLLAVAAIVVAGYLIKSCAQKPDTCADGVERVGGECVGVNGEGYDFGTPEIRDVAKAIARQNKKAEGSSHVTVAMMLPLQSDKAALRRQMRSDIQGAYLGQRQANGGEGEPPKIRLVLANPGRDYKQQEKVVNTLLRMADSSKDRLRAVTGFNLSLDDTEEAVERLTKHKIPVLASRISGDRISNEDRTDGSAKARFPGLARILPTNHDAAQALANFNGERGRENRKTVLVYDKRDDGYNESLAKAFSGIKEKGPPGPAAMPFESPGIDEPGSTGNQFTQTANNICDSGADTVYFAGRTVHLRLFALKLAQVDCQNRHYTLVSGSDAASLRLDMTKKDWERLRGEGGEPKVTVQYAAPAHPDAWRAELADWKKKWRADHDRKPTEKDLPQYLTEPGAALETLKKRIETTRGEGVRLGSKPDLEDSRTMLVYDGLTTIGKALHLAQHGGAEEVPSRADVGGQWSRLQSRHRVHGASGLICLTSNGNPYDKPAAVVELDPGREGHGKLKFVGLGWSTGREQPKNCVIPSDTSPGGP, from the coding sequence ATGCCCAAGTGGAAGAAGATCCTCTACACGCTGCTGGCGGTGGCGGCGATCGTCGTGGCCGGCTACCTCATCAAGTCCTGCGCCCAGAAGCCGGACACCTGTGCCGACGGGGTGGAGCGGGTCGGCGGCGAGTGCGTCGGCGTCAACGGCGAGGGCTACGACTTCGGCACGCCGGAGATCCGCGACGTGGCCAAGGCCATCGCACGCCAGAACAAGAAGGCCGAGGGCAGCTCGCACGTCACGGTGGCGATGATGCTGCCGCTCCAGTCGGACAAGGCGGCGCTGCGCAGGCAGATGCGCAGCGACATCCAGGGCGCGTATCTGGGGCAGCGGCAGGCCAACGGGGGCGAGGGGGAACCGCCGAAGATCCGGCTGGTGCTGGCCAACCCCGGGCGGGACTACAAGCAGCAGGAGAAGGTCGTGAACACCCTGCTGCGGATGGCCGATTCGTCCAAGGACCGGCTGCGCGCCGTCACGGGCTTCAATCTCAGCCTCGATGACACGGAGGAAGCGGTCGAGCGGCTGACGAAGCACAAGATCCCCGTGCTCGCCTCCCGGATCAGCGGGGACCGGATCTCGAACGAGGACCGGACGGACGGCTCGGCCAAGGCACGGTTCCCCGGCCTGGCCCGGATCCTCCCCACCAACCACGACGCCGCCCAGGCACTGGCCAACTTCAACGGCGAACGGGGCCGGGAGAACCGGAAGACGGTGCTGGTCTACGACAAGCGCGACGACGGCTACAACGAGTCGCTGGCGAAGGCGTTCAGCGGGATCAAGGAGAAGGGCCCGCCCGGTCCCGCCGCGATGCCCTTCGAGTCCCCGGGCATCGACGAGCCGGGCTCGACCGGCAACCAGTTCACCCAGACGGCCAACAACATCTGCGACTCCGGCGCCGACACCGTCTACTTCGCGGGCCGCACGGTGCACCTGCGGCTCTTCGCGCTCAAGCTCGCCCAGGTGGACTGCCAAAACCGGCACTACACCCTCGTCAGCGGCTCCGACGCCGCCTCGCTGCGGCTGGACATGACGAAGAAGGACTGGGAGCGGCTGCGCGGCGAGGGCGGCGAGCCGAAGGTGACGGTGCAGTACGCCGCCCCCGCGCACCCGGACGCCTGGCGTGCCGAACTGGCCGACTGGAAGAAGAAGTGGCGCGCGGACCACGACCGCAAGCCCACCGAGAAGGACCTCCCCCAGTACCTCACCGAGCCCGGCGCGGCCCTGGAGACCCTGAAGAAGCGGATAGAGACCACGCGCGGCGAGGGCGTACGGCTCGGCTCGAAGCCGGACCTGGAGGACTCCCGGACGATGCTCGTGTACGACGGCCTCACCACCATCGGCAAGGCACTGCACCTCGCGCAGCACGGCGGCGCCGAGGAGGTGCCCAGCCGTGCGGACGTCGGTGGGCAGTGGTCGCGGCTCCAGTCCCGGCACCGGGTGCACGGTGCGAGCGGACTGATCTGCCTGACCAGCAACGGGAACCCGTACGACAAGCCGGCCGCCGTGGTCGAGCTGGATCCGGGCCGGGAGGGCCATGGCAAGCTGAAGTTCGTCGGCCTGGGCTGGTCCACGGGACGGGAACAGCCGAAGAACTGTGTGATCCCCAGCGACACCTCCCCGGGCGGGCCGTGA